The genome window GGATGAAAATCGACTCCGAGGTACAATGGTGTTGTCATCGTGTGCGCTCCTTTTGGCGCCGCGACCCCGGGAGCAATCACCCACGAGATTATATCTCGTGTCTCGGTGGCGCTAAAAGGAGCGCTCTTCTCATCACATCAATCATTAACGATTAACCTTTCAAACTTGGCCCAAAGCATCCTACCCACATCTTGACCCAACACTCCGTCCGCTGCTTCGCGTCTTGGCGCCTGGGCGTGCCCCTCCTGCACCTAATCGGAAACTACGATTTGACATTCCCCCCGAATTCCGATCAATGCATTCATCCGCAGGCTGTGCGATGACTCCATGGGGCCCACCGAAGAACTCGTCCGCGTCATGTTCCGCTGATACGAGGACAACGCCGCCAGCCGGTACCGCATCGCCCTGGGGGACGGTGAGCTATTTCAATGGGAGTCTCCAGGAGCACCTCTCTTGTAATCCATGCCAGGTGGCGATGCAAATCGTTTTCCGATGTTGCGCGAACCGTCCGGTGGAAATAACTGGACGGCGTCAACAATCCCGCCATATCTTGGGCGGAGGCGACATTTCGCCGGGAGGGTATTTGCCGTGCGTTTCGTTCACACCGCCGACTGGCACCTGGGCCGGATCTTTCACGGCGTCCATCTCACTGCCGACCAGGCATATGTGTTGGACCAGCTCGTCCGCCTCGTGGCCGACGTCCGCCCCGACGCGGTGCTCGTGGCCGGCGACGTCTACGACCGAGCGGTGCCGCCCCCTGAGGCGGTGGAGTTGCTCGACGACACCCTGTCCCGGATCGTGCTGGACTTCGGTGTGCCCGTCGTGCTCATTGCCGGCAACCACGACAGCCCTCGCCGCCTCGCGTTCGGCGCCCGGCTCATGCGGGTGCAGCGGTTGCACCTCTTCGGCGCGGCGGACGCCGCGCCGTCGCCCATCCCCCTTGAGGACGCCCACGGGACGGTCCTGGTCTATCCCTTTCCGTATGCCGAACCGGCTGCGGTGCGGGAACTCGCCGGCGACCCGGCGGTGGCCGATCACGCCGGCGCCCTGGCAGCGCTCGTCGCCCGCGCCGGCCGGCCGCGGGGCGCTCGGACCGTGGCACTGGCGCACGCCTTCATCGACGGAGGAGTGTCGGGCGACTCCGAGCGGCCGCTGTCCTTGGGCGGCGCGTTCGCTGTTCCGCCTGATGTCCTGGTCGGCTTCGACTACGCGGCCTTGGGCCATTTGCACCGGGCCCAGGCCGTCGGTGGGACGATCGCCTACGCCGGTTCCATCCTC of Acidobacteriota bacterium contains these proteins:
- the sbcD gene encoding exonuclease subunit SbcD, whose protein sequence is MRFVHTADWHLGRIFHGVHLTADQAYVLDQLVRLVADVRPDAVLVAGDVYDRAVPPPEAVELLDDTLSRIVLDFGVPVVLIAGNHDSPRRLAFGARLMRVQRLHLFGAADAAPSPIPLEDAHGTVLVYPFPYAEPAAVRELAGDPAVADHAGALAALVARAGRPRGARTVALAHAFIDGGVSGDSERPLSLGGAFAVPPDVLVGFDYAALGHLHRAQAVGGTIAYAGSILKYSFAECDQAKSVSLVEMDRNGRCRAEAVPLRPRRDVRRVSGLFDELLRNAPAAGREDYLEITLEDRGPILDAMGRLREVYPNVLHVARAAGQAPGDGLPGAGSRFRGMDDAALFAAFFRQVTAEELTPEETAAVAEVERAVAGRGRLDVRYSGTEPLARVMLEGED